The following coding sequences lie in one Fusarium poae strain DAOMC 252244 chromosome 1, whole genome shotgun sequence genomic window:
- a CDS encoding hypothetical protein (SECRETED:SignalP(1-19)~CAZy:CE5), producing the protein MQQKTSLLFLLTNAAAAHSIGIRASECKDVHVFLAKGNNEPYPGRQGVLAKAICDGYKSCDYEDIIFNNPLEAPFCDSVTEGVVNGKKQITEYNKKCPKSKLVVSGYSQGAQVVGDILGGGGGVFFQDCVEDKIAGLSPDSRPGSSIVAAMLFGDTRHTADQPYNVLSGVSKNGLFPRPADQLANLASYGDVLNAYCVATDPICAQGKDVKTHLNYFDVFTDEAADWVKERVKKAGGVAEADEDDKSSSTAAASATTKTKAITVEITTTMASETKATTMVVTKTEASETDDVASSTTDGLSAVVTSLVDAASSIGPAAAEASSTSTDNAAAPTGVPLAGIIMGVAALLAI; encoded by the exons ATGCAGCAAAAAACATCACTACTCTTCCTTCTCACCAATGCGGCTGCTGCCCACTCAATTGGCATCCGAGCTTCCGAGTGTAAAGACGTCCACGTCTTCCTCGCAAAAGGAAATAACGAGCCCTATCCAGGACGACAGGGCGTATTGGCCAAAGCTATTTGCGACGGCTACAAGAGCTGCGACTACGAagacatcatcttcaacaacccTCTAGAAGCACCATTTTGCGATTCAGTCACCGAGGGTGTCGTCAATGGCAAGAAACAAATCACAGAATACAACAAGAAATGTCCCAAATCGAAGCTCGTCGTCAGCGGTTACTCGCAGGGTGCACAGGTCGTCGGTGATATCCTTGGCGGTGGTGGAGGTGTTTTCTTCCAAGATTGTGTCGAGGATAAGATCGCCGGCCTGAGCCCCGATTCTAGGCCCGGCAGCAGCA TTGTCGCTGCTATGTTGTTCGGCGATACTCGGCACACGGCGGATCAGCCATACAATGTTCTCTCAGGCGTTAGCAAGAATGGCCTCTTCCCTCGCCCCGCAGACCAGCTCGCCAACTTGGCAAGCTACGGTGATGTGTTAAACGCATATTGCGTTGCGACAGACCCCATCTGCGCGCAGGGCAAAGACGTAAAGACGCATCTCAACTACTTTGATGTTTTTACAGACGAAGCTGCCGACTGGGTCAAGGAGCGAGTCAAGAAGGCTGGTGGTGTTGCCGAAGCGGACGAAGACGACAAATCGAGCTCGACTGCTGCGGCTAGCGCTaccaccaagaccaaggccaTCACAGTTGAGATCACAACGACAATGGCGTCCGAAACAAAGGCTACAACAATGGTTGTCACCAAGACTGAAGCTTCAGAAACCGACGATGTTGCCTCTTCTACGACAGACGGTCTCAGCGCTGTGGTGACGTCGTTGGTCGATGCAGCGTCGTCAATTGGCCCGGCGGCAGCAGAGGCGTCGTCAACATCGACAGATAACGCAGCTGCACCAACAGGAGTC